In Sphingomonas phyllosphaerae, one DNA window encodes the following:
- a CDS encoding 4-(cytidine 5'-diphospho)-2-C-methyl-D-erythritol kinase — MTIVETAPAKLNLALHVRARRADGYHELETLFVFARDGDRVTVAPATTPGFTVTGPFAGAVGPVADNLVTRAEAAFRQAFAPDAIHAVTLDKHLPVASGIGGGSADAAATLRALARLYGLPVDAPRLLTIAADLGADVPACLLGRPTFGRGRGDALAPVAGLGDMPALLVNPGVAVSTAQVFAHWDGVDRGALDLTGTTLERAMAGRNDLQPPAEAIAPVIEGVISRLSSAPGVVLTRMSGSGATCFALFHDAAARDSAAAQIAEAAPDWWLCPTTIG, encoded by the coding sequence GTGACGATCGTCGAAACCGCCCCCGCCAAGCTCAACCTCGCGCTGCACGTCCGCGCGCGGCGGGCGGACGGCTATCACGAGCTGGAGACGTTGTTCGTCTTCGCGCGCGACGGCGACCGGGTGACGGTCGCGCCCGCGACGACGCCGGGCTTCACCGTCACCGGCCCGTTCGCCGGGGCGGTCGGCCCGGTCGCCGACAATCTGGTGACGCGCGCCGAGGCGGCGTTCCGGCAGGCGTTCGCGCCCGATGCGATCCACGCGGTGACGCTCGACAAGCATCTGCCGGTCGCCTCCGGGATCGGCGGCGGCTCGGCGGACGCCGCGGCCACCTTGCGCGCACTCGCGCGGCTATATGGGCTGCCGGTGGATGCCCCGCGGCTGCTGACGATCGCCGCCGATCTGGGCGCGGACGTTCCCGCCTGCCTGCTCGGCCGCCCCACCTTCGGCCGCGGCCGCGGCGATGCGCTCGCGCCGGTTGCGGGGCTGGGCGACATGCCGGCGCTGCTGGTCAACCCCGGGGTGGCGGTGTCGACCGCGCAGGTCTTCGCGCATTGGGACGGCGTCGATCGCGGCGCGCTCGATCTGACCGGAACGACACTGGAGCGCGCCATGGCGGGCAGAAACGACCTCCAACCGCCCGCCGAAGCGATCGCACCCGTGATCGAGGGGGTTATTTCCCGGCTTTCCTCGGCACCGGGAGTGGTTTTGACGCGCATGTCTGGTTCCGGCGCGACCTGCTTCGCGCTGTTCCACGATGCTGCGGCACGCGACTCCGCCGCTG
- a CDS encoding type II toxin-antitoxin system RelE/ParE family toxin, whose translation MTAIVISRRARENFKRIWTYIAQDDQRAADALLLALNRKIVRLRDFPATGTLRDDIRPGARMLVHGRYLILYEHDASADQVEIVAVVEAMRDLDRLL comes from the coding sequence ATGACCGCGATCGTCATTTCGCGCCGCGCCCGCGAGAATTTCAAACGGATCTGGACCTATATCGCGCAAGATGACCAGCGTGCCGCCGACGCGCTGTTGCTGGCGCTGAACAGAAAGATCGTGCGGTTACGGGATTTCCCCGCCACCGGTACGCTGCGCGACGACATCCGGCCCGGTGCGCGTATGCTCGTTCATGGCCGCTATCTGATCCTTTACGAGCATGACGCCAGCGCCGATCAGGTCGAGATCGTTGCGGTCGTCGAAGCGATGCGTGACCTCGATCGCCTGTTGTAA
- a CDS encoding type II toxin-antitoxin system ParD family antitoxin — protein sequence MTVVVPEPMVETIHAAIAAGEYASASEVVRDAMRLWNERRAFREEELRLLRDAWDKGKASGIAGPLDMKAVIAEARSEADAAR from the coding sequence ATGACCGTCGTGGTCCCCGAACCGATGGTGGAAACGATCCATGCCGCCATTGCCGCGGGAGAGTATGCGTCGGCGAGCGAAGTGGTGCGCGATGCGATGCGCCTGTGGAACGAGCGCCGGGCGTTTCGTGAAGAGGAATTGCGGCTGCTGCGCGATGCTTGGGACAAGGGCAAGGCCAGCGGCATTGCCGGTCCGCTCGACATGAAGGCGGTGATCGCTGAAGCCCGAAGCGAGGCTGACGCCGCACGCTGA
- a CDS encoding class I SAM-dependent methyltransferase, which yields MSSITSGNREQYSDSQKLVARARLHNNYTVAEIDWFPWVMKQLPFEAGNNVLDVGCGPGWFWESNASELPKNLQLTLSDSSPGMVQEAVGRCQSLPFASVVGRQADATDLPFEDESFDAVIAMHMLYHLPDPSKGLAEMRRVLKPGGFLAVTTNGAGNRRELYRLTTVFGSEPFDPAGAAFGYAEAERSMQAEFGNVNMAEHPAILRVTEPEDVFLALTSYPPGDRADEAQLAAFREAIAEAFRAGNGVLEVGKESGLFISRKAA from the coding sequence ATGTCGTCGATTACCTCCGGCAACCGTGAGCAATATAGCGACAGTCAGAAACTAGTCGCTCGTGCTCGTCTCCACAACAATTATACCGTCGCCGAAATCGACTGGTTTCCTTGGGTGATGAAGCAACTCCCTTTTGAAGCTGGGAATAATGTGCTCGACGTCGGCTGCGGCCCAGGCTGGTTTTGGGAATCCAACGCGAGCGAGCTACCCAAAAATCTGCAACTCACCCTGTCAGATTCATCGCCAGGCATGGTTCAGGAAGCTGTTGGCCGGTGCCAGTCTCTGCCGTTCGCGTCGGTCGTCGGCAGGCAGGCGGACGCGACTGACCTTCCCTTCGAGGATGAGTCCTTTGACGCCGTCATAGCCATGCACATGCTTTATCATCTTCCAGACCCATCGAAGGGACTCGCGGAGATGCGTCGCGTCTTGAAGCCGGGCGGTTTCCTTGCCGTGACCACAAACGGAGCAGGTAACAGACGCGAACTGTATCGGCTAACGACCGTGTTTGGTAGCGAACCGTTCGACCCGGCCGGCGCAGCCTTCGGATATGCCGAGGCCGAGCGGTCTATGCAGGCTGAGTTTGGCAACGTGAACATGGCGGAGCACCCGGCCATCCTGCGGGTAACAGAGCCGGAGGACGTGTTTTTAGCCCTCACCTCTTATCCCCCTGGTGACAGGGCCGACGAGGCACAGCTTGCCGCGTTTCGTGAGGCCATCGCGGAAGCATTCAGGGCAGGAAATGGCGTTCTCGAGGTCGGTAAGGAAAGCGGACTTTTTATCAGCCGAAAGGCGGCATGA
- a CDS encoding electron transfer flavoprotein-ubiquinone oxidoreductase translates to MSDRESMPYDVVIVGAGPAGLSAAIRLKQLAAEREADISVCVLEKGSEVGAHILSGAVIDPQSLDELLPTWRDDGCPLAEVPVTQNLHWVLTKSGKFNLPHLWTPPFLHNKGTYTGSLGNLCRWLAGKAEELGVEIFPGFAAAEILFNDDGSVKGVATGDMGVARDGTHKPDYQPGLELHAKYTFFSEGCRGHLSKELMRIFDLRRDCDPQVYGLGVKELWDIDPALHEPGKVVHTQGWPLSEHGGNGGGWIYHQAGGQVSIGFVTWLNYSNPYVSPFQEMQKWKTHPQVAALLKGGKRGSYGARAISDGGLQSIPKLVFPGGALIGDSAGFLNVPRIKGTHTAMKSGMLAAEAAVDAILSQRGGDELVAYPEAFERSWVKKELSIVRNVVPLVKKFGDFLGSGLAGVTMWAEYLGLKMPFTLHHHPDHETLWRKDLVKKIAYPKADGVLTFDRLSSVFLSNTNHEEDQPVHLTLKDPEVPIAYNLPLYDEPAQRYCPAGVYEIVGEETGDPRFVINAQNCVHCKTCDIKDPTQNINWVVPEGGGGPNYPNM, encoded by the coding sequence GTGAGCGACCGCGAATCCATGCCCTATGACGTGGTGATCGTCGGTGCCGGCCCGGCCGGGCTGTCGGCGGCGATCCGCCTCAAACAACTGGCCGCCGAACGCGAAGCGGACATTTCGGTGTGCGTGCTCGAAAAGGGGTCCGAGGTCGGCGCGCACATCCTGTCGGGCGCGGTGATCGACCCGCAGTCGCTCGACGAACTGCTCCCGACGTGGCGCGACGACGGCTGCCCGCTCGCCGAGGTGCCAGTGACGCAGAACCTCCACTGGGTGCTGACCAAATCGGGCAAGTTCAACCTCCCGCACCTGTGGACCCCGCCGTTCCTTCACAACAAGGGCACCTACACCGGTTCGCTCGGCAACCTCTGCCGCTGGCTGGCGGGCAAGGCCGAGGAGCTGGGCGTCGAGATCTTCCCCGGCTTCGCCGCCGCCGAGATCCTGTTCAACGACGACGGCAGCGTCAAAGGCGTCGCGACCGGCGACATGGGCGTGGCGCGCGACGGCACGCACAAGCCGGATTATCAGCCCGGCCTCGAACTCCATGCCAAATACACCTTCTTCTCGGAAGGATGCCGCGGGCATCTCTCCAAGGAGCTGATGCGGATTTTCGACCTGCGCCGCGATTGCGATCCGCAGGTCTATGGTCTCGGCGTCAAGGAATTGTGGGACATCGACCCCGCGCTCCACGAACCCGGCAAGGTCGTCCATACGCAGGGCTGGCCGCTCAGCGAGCATGGCGGCAACGGCGGCGGCTGGATTTATCATCAGGCCGGCGGGCAGGTGTCGATCGGCTTTGTGACCTGGCTCAACTATTCCAACCCCTATGTCTCCCCGTTTCAGGAGATGCAGAAGTGGAAGACCCACCCGCAGGTCGCGGCGCTGCTCAAGGGTGGCAAGCGCGGCAGCTACGGCGCGCGCGCGATCAGCGACGGCGGGTTGCAGTCGATCCCGAAGCTGGTCTTCCCCGGTGGCGCGCTGATCGGCGACAGCGCCGGCTTTCTCAACGTGCCGCGGATCAAGGGCACGCACACCGCGATGAAGAGCGGGATGCTCGCCGCCGAGGCCGCGGTCGACGCGATCCTGTCGCAGCGCGGCGGTGACGAGCTGGTCGCCTATCCGGAAGCGTTCGAGCGCAGCTGGGTGAAGAAGGAGCTGTCGATCGTCCGCAACGTCGTGCCGCTGGTCAAGAAGTTCGGCGACTTCCTCGGCTCGGGGCTGGCGGGCGTGACGATGTGGGCGGAATATCTCGGGCTGAAGATGCCGTTCACGCTCCACCACCACCCGGATCACGAGACGCTATGGCGCAAGGATCTGGTCAAGAAGATCGCCTATCCCAAGGCGGACGGCGTGCTGACCTTCGACCGCCTGTCGTCGGTGTTCCTGTCGAACACCAATCACGAGGAGGACCAGCCGGTCCACCTCACGCTGAAGGACCCTGAGGTGCCGATCGCCTACAACCTCCCGCTCTACGACGAGCCCGCGCAGCGTTACTGCCCGGCGGGGGTGTACGAGATCGTCGGCGAGGAAACGGGCGACCCGAGGTTCGTCATCAACGCGCAGAATTGCGTCCATTGCAAGACCTGCGACATCAAGGACCCGACGCAGAACATCAACTGGGTCGTGCCGGAGGGCGGCGGCGGGCCGAACTATCCGAATATGTGA
- a CDS encoding uracil-DNA glycosylase: MGADQNLDWTKAAASALDWWHDAGVDVVVGDEGFAWLDSAAQQLAARQAVRPVVAEVVPAGDALPEDAAAFAAWRIGDAAPEARWGGGAIAASGPADAELMVFVDCPERDDRELLMEGEVGRLFERMLAAIGRSRADVALASVCVRRPTTGRVPRDIEARLGEIARHHVALAAPKRLLVMGDAASRAVLTMNVADARGRFHALNHKNGTVTQVVASHHPRFLLDRPTAKAEAWKDLLLLTGEVES; encoded by the coding sequence ATGGGGGCCGATCAGAATCTCGACTGGACGAAGGCGGCGGCCAGCGCGCTCGACTGGTGGCACGACGCCGGGGTCGACGTGGTGGTCGGCGACGAGGGGTTCGCGTGGCTCGACAGCGCTGCGCAACAGCTCGCGGCACGGCAGGCGGTGCGACCGGTGGTGGCCGAGGTCGTGCCGGCCGGGGACGCGCTGCCAGAGGACGCGGCGGCGTTCGCGGCGTGGCGCATCGGCGACGCCGCGCCCGAGGCACGCTGGGGCGGCGGCGCGATCGCGGCGAGCGGGCCGGCCGACGCCGAACTGATGGTGTTCGTCGACTGCCCCGAGCGTGACGATCGCGAGCTGCTGATGGAAGGCGAGGTCGGGCGGTTGTTCGAGCGGATGCTCGCGGCGATCGGGCGGTCGCGCGCCGATGTCGCGCTCGCCTCGGTGTGCGTGCGGCGGCCGACGACCGGACGCGTGCCGCGCGACATCGAGGCGCGGCTCGGCGAGATCGCGCGGCATCATGTCGCGCTCGCCGCCCCGAAACGGCTGCTGGTGATGGGCGATGCGGCCAGCCGTGCGGTCCTGACGATGAACGTCGCGGATGCACGCGGACGTTTTCATGCACTTAACCATAAGAACGGCACAGTCACGCAGGTCGTGGCGAGCCATCATCCGCGCTTTCTGCTCGATCGGCCCACCGCCAAGGCGGAAGCGTGGAAGGACCTGTTGTTGCTGACCGGGGAGGTCGAATCGTGA
- a CDS encoding lytic transglycosylase domain-containing protein, producing MVAPPAPPPSASEDAGIPAQLTPEQRSAYRAVFAALHDGRWSDAQLALDAMATGPLHAYARAELYTAKGSPKADGAAVARLLAEAPELPQGDALLRVAKARGLSDLPILPEQQRLIWNDGAPIRARAKATASDQIAADLAVKMQPFVKGDLGAEAQALLESTPGLSPEAQTEWQARIAWIYFLQGLDPQARALGAKAALGSGDWAIHGRWTQALAAWRQQDCATTQTEFENVAARSPDIDLRATALFWAARADMACGRPDKVEARLKIAAQYGETFYGLLARQTLGLGMPAVRPQRVSADWTRLERRPNIRVAAALAEIGESDDADRVVRQQARIGAPGEFASLVRFSESLNLPATTVWLAHNLPQGAVASADTRYPMPNWTPDTGWRIDKALVYAHTLQESGFRNKVRSPAGAFGLMQIMPAAATDYMRERGLTIDQDALARPSTNIDIGQRHIEKLRDMGLTGGLLPKVIAAYNAGPKPVGEWNALVHDNGDPLLYIESIPYWETRGYVVTVLRNYWMYEAQGGKAKSPSRAALAQGMWPRFPGLPGASAVRMNPAPNTALAVNASVGVQTPIQSN from the coding sequence GTGGTGGCGCCCCCTGCCCCGCCGCCCTCGGCGAGCGAGGATGCCGGCATCCCGGCGCAGCTGACCCCCGAACAGCGCAGCGCCTATCGCGCGGTGTTCGCGGCGCTGCACGACGGACGGTGGAGCGATGCGCAGCTCGCGCTCGACGCGATGGCGACCGGGCCGCTCCATGCCTATGCGCGCGCCGAGCTGTACACCGCCAAGGGCTCGCCCAAGGCGGACGGGGCCGCGGTCGCGCGGCTGCTCGCCGAGGCGCCCGAACTGCCGCAGGGCGATGCGCTGCTGCGCGTGGCGAAGGCGCGCGGGCTGAGCGATCTGCCGATCCTTCCCGAGCAGCAACGGCTGATCTGGAACGACGGCGCGCCGATCCGCGCCCGCGCCAAGGCAACCGCCAGCGACCAGATCGCCGCCGATCTGGCGGTGAAGATGCAGCCGTTCGTCAAGGGCGACCTGGGGGCGGAGGCGCAGGCGTTGCTGGAGAGCACCCCCGGCCTGTCGCCCGAGGCGCAGACCGAATGGCAGGCGCGGATCGCGTGGATCTATTTCCTGCAAGGGCTCGATCCGCAGGCGCGCGCGCTGGGCGCGAAGGCGGCGCTGGGCAGCGGCGACTGGGCGATCCACGGGCGCTGGACGCAGGCGCTGGCGGCATGGCGGCAGCAGGATTGCGCGACGACGCAGACCGAGTTCGAGAATGTCGCGGCGCGCAGCCCCGATATCGACTTGCGCGCCACCGCCTTGTTCTGGGCGGCGCGCGCCGACATGGCGTGCGGGCGGCCCGACAAGGTCGAGGCACGGCTGAAGATCGCCGCGCAATACGGCGAGACCTTTTACGGACTGCTCGCGCGACAGACGCTGGGGCTCGGGATGCCGGCCGTGCGCCCGCAGCGCGTCTCCGCCGACTGGACGCGGCTCGAGCGACGCCCGAACATTCGCGTCGCCGCGGCGCTGGCCGAGATCGGCGAGAGCGACGATGCCGACCGCGTCGTGCGGCAACAGGCGCGGATCGGCGCGCCGGGCGAGTTCGCCAGCCTCGTCCGCTTCAGCGAGTCGCTCAACCTGCCCGCGACGACCGTGTGGCTGGCGCACAACCTGCCGCAGGGCGCGGTCGCGAGCGCCGACACGCGCTATCCGATGCCGAACTGGACGCCGGACACCGGCTGGCGGATCGACAAGGCGCTGGTCTATGCGCACACGCTGCAGGAATCGGGCTTTCGCAACAAGGTGCGCAGCCCGGCGGGCGCGTTCGGGCTCATGCAGATCATGCCCGCCGCCGCGACCGATTACATGCGCGAGCGTGGGCTGACGATCGATCAGGACGCGCTGGCCCGGCCCTCTACCAATATCGACATCGGGCAGCGGCATATCGAGAAATTGCGCGACATGGGGCTGACCGGCGGGCTGCTCCCCAAGGTGATCGCCGCCTATAATGCCGGGCCGAAGCCGGTCGGCGAATGGAACGCGCTGGTCCACGATAACGGTGATCCGCTGCTCTATATCGAGAGCATCCCCTATTGGGAGACGCGCGGATACGTGGTGACGGTGCTGCGCAATTACTGGATGTACGAGGCGCAGGGCGGCAAGGCGAAGAGCCCGAGCCGCGCCGCGCTGGCGCAGGGCATGTGGCCGCGCTTCCCCGGATTGCCGGGGGCGAGCGCGGTGCGGATGAACCCCGCGCCGAACACCGCGCTGGCGGTCAACGCCAGCGTCGGAGTGCAGACGCCGATCCAGTCGAACTGA
- the moaB gene encoding molybdenum cofactor biosynthesis protein B, which yields MPIDESRAFLPVRIAVLTVSDTRGLAEDRSGDTLVARLSDAGHVLAERAILRDDVDAIVAQLHRWIDDPQVDCIITTGGTGVTGRDVTPEAVERVADKMIPGFGELFRWLSFQTIGTSTVQSRACACVARGTYVFALPGSTGAVKDAWDGILSSQLDSRHRPCNFVELMPRLLER from the coding sequence ATGCCGATCGACGAAAGCCGCGCCTTCCTGCCCGTCCGCATCGCGGTGCTGACCGTGTCCGACACGCGCGGGCTGGCGGAGGATCGCTCGGGCGACACCTTGGTCGCGCGGCTGTCCGACGCCGGGCATGTGCTGGCCGAACGCGCGATTCTGCGCGACGATGTCGACGCGATCGTCGCGCAACTCCACCGCTGGATCGACGATCCGCAGGTCGACTGCATCATCACCACCGGCGGCACCGGCGTCACCGGGCGCGACGTGACCCCCGAGGCGGTCGAGCGGGTCGCGGACAAGATGATCCCCGGCTTCGGCGAACTGTTCCGCTGGCTGAGTTTCCAGACGATCGGCACCTCGACGGTGCAGAGCCGCGCCTGCGCGTGCGTGGCGCGCGGCACCTATGTGTTCGCGCTGCCGGGGTCGACCGGCGCAGTGAAGGATGCGTGGGACGGTATCCTGTCCTCACAACTGGATAGCCGCCATCGGCCGTGCAATTTCGTCGAGCTGATGCCGCGGTTGCTGGAGCGGTAG
- a CDS encoding VOC family protein: MARLYYLELPTSDRAKAKSFYAQAFGWTFTDFGPDYAATLSGDTDIGLDAASDRVAAPLPVIEVEDLEAAQAAVEQAGGTITVPIFAFPGGRRFHFRDVDGHELAASQAG; the protein is encoded by the coding sequence ATGGCCCGCCTCTATTATCTCGAACTGCCGACCAGCGACCGGGCGAAGGCGAAGAGTTTCTACGCGCAGGCATTCGGCTGGACGTTCACCGACTTTGGCCCCGATTATGCGGCGACGCTCAGCGGCGATACGGACATCGGGCTCGACGCCGCGTCCGATCGTGTCGCTGCGCCCTTGCCGGTGATCGAGGTGGAGGATCTGGAGGCGGCGCAGGCCGCGGTCGAGCAGGCCGGCGGCACGATCACGGTGCCGATCTTCGCCTTCCCTGGCGGCCGGCGTTTCCACTTCCGCGATGTCGACGGGCACGAACTGGCGGCGTCGCAGGCGGGGTGA
- a CDS encoding PA0069 family radical SAM protein, translating to MANPRPHRGATLNTRSARFNLPQAEEDDDWRDARTLIDGAPPPVRTTVTIEHPRTIISRNQSPDVPFDRSINAYRGCEHGCIYCFARPSHAFHDLSPGLDFETKLFAKPDAAALLRDELRKPGYACAPIAMGTNTDPYQPIEREWRITRSLIEVLAECDHPVVITTKSDRVVRDLDLLAPMAAKGLVAVAMSVTSLDPRVAMTLEPRATAPERRLAAVRTLTDAGVPTYVNMAPVIPAITDGEVETIVARAAAAGALGVSYIPVRLPWEVAPLFRAWLDEHYPDRAGKVMAIVQSLRGGKDNDPRFGMRMKGQGPWAELLRTRFRIARGKAGFPNRRRTLDLRCDLFRKPAGAQGELF from the coding sequence ATGGCGAATCCACGGCCGCACCGCGGCGCGACCCTCAACACGCGGAGTGCGCGCTTCAATCTGCCGCAGGCGGAGGAGGACGATGATTGGCGCGATGCGCGCACGCTGATCGACGGCGCGCCGCCGCCGGTGCGCACGACGGTAACCATCGAACATCCGCGCACGATCATTTCGCGCAACCAGTCACCCGACGTGCCGTTCGACCGCTCGATCAACGCCTATCGCGGCTGCGAGCATGGCTGCATCTATTGCTTCGCGCGGCCGAGCCATGCGTTCCACGATCTGTCGCCGGGGCTCGATTTCGAGACGAAATTGTTCGCCAAGCCCGATGCCGCCGCGCTGCTGCGCGACGAATTGCGCAAGCCCGGCTACGCCTGCGCGCCGATCGCGATGGGGACGAACACCGATCCCTATCAGCCGATTGAGCGCGAATGGCGAATCACCCGATCGCTGATCGAGGTGCTGGCGGAATGCGACCATCCTGTGGTCATCACCACCAAATCCGACCGGGTGGTGCGCGACCTCGACCTGCTCGCGCCGATGGCGGCCAAGGGGCTGGTGGCGGTGGCGATGTCGGTCACCTCGCTCGATCCGCGCGTTGCGATGACGCTGGAGCCGCGCGCGACCGCGCCGGAGCGGCGGCTGGCAGCGGTGCGGACGCTGACCGACGCGGGCGTGCCGACCTATGTCAACATGGCGCCGGTGATCCCGGCGATCACCGACGGCGAGGTCGAGACGATCGTCGCGCGGGCGGCGGCGGCGGGGGCGCTGGGCGTGTCGTACATTCCGGTGCGGCTGCCGTGGGAAGTCGCGCCGCTGTTTCGCGCGTGGCTCGACGAACATTATCCCGATCGCGCGGGCAAGGTGATGGCGATCGTGCAGTCGCTGCGCGGGGGCAAGGACAATGATCCGCGCTTCGGCATGCGGATGAAGGGTCAGGGACCGTGGGCGGAGCTGCTGCGCACGCGCTTCCGAATCGCGCGCGGCAAGGCGGGGTTTCCGAACCGGCGGCGGACGCTCGACCTGCGCTGCGATCTATTCCGCAAGCCGGCAGGGGCGCAGGGGGAGTTGTTTTAG
- a CDS encoding IS110 family transposase — translation MTRSANPATDAAATTPTGFVGCDVGKAGIAVFDSVTGRATTIANTPLALDAFAAALPPGRLLVCEATGGYEAALLAAASRAGHAIHRADARRVKAFIRSLGTLAKTDALDARALARYGQERHERLDRWHPRDEHRQELATLVNTRSDLVRARTACTNRLKAPGAGPVAAELRALVAAHDQAIAALEARIEALLAGCASLARTASVLRTIPGIGATTAAALIALLPELGTLGRRQIASLAGLAPHPRQSGTVDGYRRTRGGRPEVRRVTFMAALSAVRFAPDIKAFYQRLRDSGKKPIVALTAAMRKLITIANAKIRDDAAQLS, via the coding sequence ATGACCCGCTCCGCCAACCCCGCCACTGACGCCGCCGCCACCACGCCGACCGGGTTCGTCGGCTGCGACGTCGGCAAGGCCGGCATCGCCGTCTTCGACAGCGTCACCGGCCGCGCCACCACCATCGCCAACACGCCGCTTGCGCTCGACGCCTTTGCCGCCGCGCTGCCGCCCGGGCGCCTGCTGGTCTGCGAGGCGACCGGCGGCTACGAGGCCGCGCTGCTCGCGGCGGCGTCACGCGCCGGCCATGCCATCCACCGTGCCGATGCCCGCCGCGTCAAGGCGTTCATCCGCTCGCTGGGAACGCTGGCCAAGACCGATGCGCTCGATGCCCGTGCGCTCGCGCGCTACGGGCAGGAGCGCCACGAGCGCCTCGACCGCTGGCACCCGCGCGATGAACACCGCCAGGAGCTCGCGACGCTGGTCAACACCCGCAGCGATCTCGTCCGTGCCCGCACCGCGTGCACCAACCGCCTCAAGGCCCCCGGCGCCGGCCCGGTCGCCGCCGAGCTGCGCGCGCTGGTCGCCGCGCACGACCAGGCCATCGCCGCGCTCGAGGCCCGGATCGAGGCGCTGCTCGCCGGCTGCGCATCACTCGCCCGCACCGCCAGCGTCCTGCGCACCATCCCCGGCATCGGCGCGACCACCGCCGCGGCGCTCATCGCCCTCCTGCCCGAACTCGGCACGCTCGGACGGCGCCAGATCGCCAGCCTCGCCGGCCTTGCACCCCATCCCCGCCAAAGCGGCACCGTCGATGGCTATCGCCGCACCCGCGGCGGCCGCCCGGAGGTCAGGCGCGTCACCTTCATGGCTGCCCTCTCCGCCGTCCGCTTCGCGCCCGACATCAAGGCCTTCTACCAGCGCCTCCGTGACAGCGGCAAAAAACCCATCGTCGCCCTAACCGCCGCCATGCGAAAACTCATCACCATCGCCAACGCTAAAATCCGCGATGATGCCGCGCAACTGAGTTGA
- a CDS encoding DUF4188 domain-containing protein, with product MTVDLAAWPDLVVVMLGFRVGSLRGVSSFLRIGRGLREIAQSHPDGLLAAHQCLHGWNHVGIRQYWRDLDSLEAFTRSMPHAGWWKDFLADRHGNGFWHEAYAARGGMEAIYVDMPHAPGLGAFAPAVPAHGRLMSSRSRLGR from the coding sequence ATGACCGTCGATCTGGCCGCGTGGCCCGATCTGGTGGTGGTGATGCTCGGCTTCCGCGTCGGCAGCCTGCGCGGCGTGTCCTCGTTCCTCCGCATCGGCCGCGGGCTGCGCGAGATCGCGCAGTCGCACCCCGATGGCCTGCTCGCCGCCCACCAATGCCTGCACGGCTGGAACCATGTCGGCATCCGGCAATATTGGCGCGACCTCGACAGTCTGGAGGCATTCACGCGCTCGATGCCGCATGCTGGCTGGTGGAAGGACTTCCTCGCCGACCGGCACGGCAACGGCTTCTGGCACGAAGCCTATGCCGCCCGCGGCGGGATGGAGGCGATCTATGTCGACATGCCGCACGCCCCCGGCCTCGGGGCCTTCGCTCCGGCGGTGCCCGCGCACGGGCGATTGATGTCGAGCCGCAGCCGGTTGGGACGGTGA
- a CDS encoding TetR/AcrR family transcriptional regulator has protein sequence MVPATGLRDTLLDHAIAMLEAGDAEPGIRALARAAGVSAMAPYRHFADKAALLAAVAERGFAMFLAALSAADAEGSDAERLVAQGAAYVDFACAHPALFRAMFARGAAAPKQPDAPAFAVLTRRVAALVGKDDPVAALGCWAIVHGLATLALDGGVPLPPDQVRAVLRTYVAGIVAGAANCPTPGPSPEGEG, from the coding sequence ATGGTTCCCGCGACAGGTTTGCGTGACACCCTGCTCGATCATGCGATCGCGATGCTGGAGGCGGGCGACGCCGAGCCGGGCATCCGCGCGCTGGCGCGTGCGGCGGGGGTGTCGGCGATGGCGCCCTACCGGCATTTCGCGGACAAGGCGGCGCTGTTGGCGGCGGTTGCCGAGCGCGGCTTCGCGATGTTTCTGGCGGCGCTGTCGGCGGCGGATGCCGAGGGTAGCGATGCCGAACGGCTGGTCGCGCAGGGAGCCGCCTATGTCGATTTCGCCTGTGCCCATCCTGCGCTGTTCCGCGCGATGTTCGCTCGCGGCGCGGCGGCGCCGAAGCAGCCCGACGCACCGGCATTCGCGGTCCTGACCCGGCGCGTCGCGGCGCTGGTGGGGAAAGACGATCCGGTGGCGGCGCTGGGGTGCTGGGCGATCGTCCACGGATTGGCGACGCTGGCGCTGGATGGCGGCGTGCCGCTGCCGCCCGATCAGGTGCGCGCGGTACTGCGGACCTATGTCGCGGGGATCGTGGCGGGGGCAGCGAACTGCCCCACCCCCGGCCCCTCCCCTGAAGGGGAGGGGTGA